The following proteins come from a genomic window of Candidatus Thiodiazotropha sp. CDECU1:
- a CDS encoding YgiQ family radical SAM protein, which translates to MSRPTPLFYHRPYWAARFGIAPVLPMSRAEMDQLGWDSCDIIIVTGDAYVDHPSFGMALIGRLLEAQGFRVGIIAQPDWSSAEAFRQLGKPNLFFGITAGNMDSMVNRYTADRRIRSDDAYTPDGQAGKRPDRSVIVYAQRAREAYKGVAVVIGGIEASLRRIAHYDYWSDKVRRSVLPDSKADLLIYGNAERAIVELAHRLAAGEPIGGITDIRGTGLMRQGLPEGWSEIDSTHLDKPGPKTHHPDPYQAEPDCESKVVRFTPHQRPAGLERNHTVVRLPSYDQVVEDEVCYAHASRVFHLETNPGNARALVQRHGKRDIWLNPPPIPLTTDELDRVYELPYTRQPHPAYGNARNPAWEMIRFSVNIMRGCFGGCTFCSITEHEGRIIQSRSEDSVVKEVEAIRDQVPGFTGIISDLGGPTANMYRLACKDKKIESACRRLSCVYPDICGNLNTDHQPLLRLYRRTRALPGIKRVFIASGLRYDLAIRSPEYIRELVTHHVGGYLKIAPEHTESGPLSMMMKPGIESYDRFKKLFDKYSAEAGKEQYLIPYFIAAHPGTSDQDMLNLAIWLKRNDLRPDQVQAFLPTPLAIASAMFHTGRNPLRKIRRNSERVSVARGLKQRRLHKALLRFHDPKNWPLLRETLTRMGRQDLIGNGKRHLVPKWQPRMEHDASETKRPARPSHAKRSSKVAGKNSTSRIKRARQRHK; encoded by the coding sequence ATGTCCCGACCCACCCCCCTCTTCTACCACCGCCCCTACTGGGCCGCCCGTTTCGGTATCGCCCCGGTGCTGCCCATGAGCCGGGCAGAGATGGATCAACTCGGCTGGGACAGCTGCGACATCATCATCGTCACCGGTGACGCCTATGTGGACCATCCCAGCTTCGGCATGGCCCTGATCGGACGTCTGCTGGAGGCCCAGGGATTCCGGGTGGGGATCATCGCCCAGCCCGACTGGAGCAGCGCCGAGGCCTTCCGCCAACTGGGAAAACCCAATCTCTTCTTTGGTATCACCGCCGGCAACATGGACTCCATGGTCAACCGCTACACCGCCGACCGGCGTATCCGCAGCGATGATGCCTATACACCCGACGGGCAGGCGGGCAAACGCCCCGACCGTTCAGTGATCGTCTATGCCCAGCGGGCGCGGGAGGCCTATAAGGGGGTAGCGGTGGTGATCGGCGGCATCGAGGCGAGCCTGCGCCGCATCGCCCACTACGACTACTGGTCGGACAAGGTGCGCCGCTCGGTACTGCCCGATTCGAAAGCTGATCTGCTGATCTATGGCAACGCGGAGCGGGCGATCGTGGAGCTGGCCCATCGGCTGGCCGCCGGGGAACCGATCGGGGGGATCACTGACATCCGGGGTACTGGCTTGATGCGCCAGGGGCTGCCCGAGGGGTGGAGTGAGATCGACTCCACCCATCTCGATAAGCCAGGCCCCAAGACGCATCACCCCGATCCCTACCAGGCGGAGCCTGACTGCGAATCCAAGGTCGTGCGTTTCACGCCACATCAACGCCCGGCCGGGCTCGAGCGGAACCATACAGTGGTGCGCCTCCCCTCCTACGACCAGGTCGTTGAGGACGAGGTCTGCTACGCCCACGCCTCCCGGGTCTTCCACCTGGAGACCAACCCGGGCAACGCCCGTGCCCTGGTACAGCGCCATGGCAAGCGGGACATCTGGCTCAATCCGCCGCCGATCCCCCTTACCACCGATGAGCTGGACCGGGTCTACGAACTGCCCTACACCCGCCAGCCCCACCCGGCCTATGGCAATGCGCGCAACCCGGCCTGGGAGATGATCCGTTTCTCGGTCAACATCATGCGCGGCTGTTTCGGCGGTTGCACCTTCTGCTCCATCACCGAACATGAGGGGCGCATCATCCAGAGCCGCTCGGAGGATTCGGTGGTAAAGGAGGTGGAAGCAATACGTGATCAGGTACCGGGCTTCACCGGTATTATCTCCGACCTGGGCGGCCCTACTGCCAATATGTACCGGCTTGCCTGCAAGGATAAGAAGATCGAATCGGCCTGCCGCCGCCTCTCCTGCGTCTACCCCGACATATGCGGCAACCTCAATACCGATCACCAGCCGTTGCTCCGGCTCTATCGGCGCACCCGCGCCCTGCCCGGTATCAAACGGGTCTTTATCGCCTCGGGACTGCGCTACGATCTGGCGATTCGGTCGCCGGAGTATATTCGCGAACTGGTCACCCACCATGTGGGGGGCTATCTGAAGATCGCCCCGGAACACACCGAGTCCGGCCCTCTGAGCATGATGATGAAGCCGGGTATAGAGAGCTACGACCGCTTTAAAAAATTATTCGACAAATACTCCGCGGAGGCGGGTAAAGAACAGTACCTGATCCCCTACTTCATCGCCGCCCACCCAGGGACCAGCGACCAAGACATGCTCAACCTGGCCATCTGGCTGAAGCGCAACGACCTGCGTCCCGACCAGGTGCAGGCCTTCCTGCCCACCCCCCTGGCCATCGCCTCGGCCATGTTCCACACAGGGCGCAACCCGTTGCGCAAGATCCGCCGCAACAGCGAGCGGGTTAGTGTGGCGCGAGGTTTAAAGCAACGGCGGTTGCACAAGGCGTTGCTCCGTTTTCATGACCCTAAGAACTGGCCTCTGTTGCGGGAAACCCTGACCCGCATGGGCCGCCAGGATCTGATTGGCAATGGCAAGCGACACCTTGTCCCCAAATGGCAGCCAAGAATGGAACATGACGCATCAGAAACAAAGCGTCCAGCGCGTCCGAGTCACGCAAAACGATCAAGCAAGGTAGCGGGTAAAAACAGCACCAGCCGGATCAAAAGAGCCCGCCAAAGACACAAATAA
- a CDS encoding Hsp20/alpha crystallin family protein: MNITRYDPWRTMEDWRQEIDRAFHPLLQRDDDTSRVVGGDWAPAVDIKEEDARYVIRADIPGVKPEDIEVTMENGVLTIRGERRFEETEEKENFRRIERSHGIFYRRFSLPDNTDAEAVQASGKDGVIEVIIPKTAEKQPKRIEVHH, translated from the coding sequence ATGAACATCACACGTTATGACCCATGGCGCACAATGGAAGATTGGCGTCAGGAGATCGACCGTGCGTTCCACCCGCTCCTGCAACGAGATGACGATACCTCTCGCGTAGTAGGAGGCGATTGGGCACCTGCGGTGGATATCAAGGAAGAGGATGCCAGGTATGTCATTCGAGCCGATATTCCGGGTGTAAAACCGGAAGATATCGAGGTCACCATGGAGAATGGTGTATTGACGATCCGCGGTGAGCGCAGGTTTGAAGAGACCGAAGAGAAAGAGAACTTCAGACGCATCGAACGCTCCCACGGCATCTTCTATCGTCGTTTCTCACTGCCGGATAACACCGATGCAGAGGCTGTTCAGGCAAGCGGTAAGGATGGTGTGATTGAGGTCATCATCCCCAAGACAGCGGAAAAACAGCCAAAACGCATTGAGGTGCATCATTAA